A window of Pyrobaculum aerophilum str. IM2 contains these coding sequences:
- the porB gene encoding pyruvate synthase subunit PorB: protein MSFRIDQLPKKKYVLPGNAACAGCGMMIGLKILGMALGEEATLTIPASCASVVQGLAPKSGVAMPILNVPFASAAAVATGIAEAFKSLGIKGHAVVWAGDGGTADIGMATLSGAAERNSNIIYIMYDNEAYMNTGIQRSSSTPRAAWTTTTPTGKRERKKDVALLMAMHGAPYVATASIAYPQDFYRKLKRAAEIDGFKFIHLHTPCPLGWRLNPAKTVEVAKLAVETGAWILWEYDNGRFKLNPPSTIYADKTKRKPLRDYLKLQGRFAHLSEEEIRLLEEEIEAKWNTILALSKAFSQSQ from the coding sequence ATGAGCTTTCGCATTGATCAACTCCCGAAAAAGAAGTACGTGCTTCCTGGAAACGCTGCTTGTGCAGGATGCGGTATGATGATCGGGTTAAAGATACTGGGCATGGCGCTTGGGGAAGAGGCCACGCTTACAATCCCCGCGAGTTGCGCCTCGGTAGTACAAGGCCTAGCCCCTAAGTCTGGAGTGGCTATGCCTATTTTAAATGTGCCCTTCGCCTCGGCAGCGGCGGTTGCCACGGGAATTGCGGAGGCTTTTAAATCGCTTGGAATTAAAGGCCACGCCGTTGTTTGGGCCGGCGACGGCGGGACTGCAGACATTGGAATGGCGACGCTCAGCGGCGCGGCGGAGAGAAACAGCAATATTATTTACATCATGTACGACAACGAGGCCTATATGAACACGGGCATCCAACGCAGTAGCTCCACTCCACGTGCGGCGTGGACGACGACAACGCCTACAGGAAAGCGGGAGAGGAAGAAGGACGTTGCGCTTTTAATGGCCATGCACGGCGCGCCTTATGTGGCCACGGCCAGCATCGCATATCCCCAAGACTTTTACAGAAAGCTGAAAAGAGCCGCTGAAATTGATGGCTTTAAGTTCATCCACTTACACACGCCGTGTCCCCTGGGATGGAGGTTGAACCCAGCCAAAACTGTGGAAGTGGCGAAACTGGCAGTGGAGACGGGGGCTTGGATTCTGTGGGAGTATGACAACGGGCGCTTTAAGTTAAATCCCCCCAGTACGATTTACGCCGATAAGACAAAGAGGAAGCCGCTGAGGGATTATTTAAAACTTCAGGGGAGATTCGCACACTTATCAGAAGAGGAGATTCGACTGTTGGAGGAGGAAATTGAGGCCAAGTGGAATACCATTCTGGCCCTGTCTAAGGCGTTTTCACAGAGCCAGTAG
- the pyrI gene encoding aspartate carbamoyltransferase regulatory subunit translates to MSEELLVSKIENGTVIDHIPAGRALTVLRILGISGKEGLRVALVMNVESKKLGKKDIVKIEGRELTPEEVNIISAVAPTATINIIRNFAVVKKFKVTPPDVIRGRFKCKNPTCVTNAPREPVEPTFYLVRREPPLFICAYCGRYHELGDLL, encoded by the coding sequence ATGTCTGAAGAGCTATTGGTAAGTAAAATTGAGAACGGCACTGTCATTGACCATATCCCCGCAGGCAGGGCGTTAACAGTACTCCGTATACTAGGGATTTCCGGGAAGGAGGGGCTCCGCGTGGCTCTGGTTATGAACGTGGAGTCTAAAAAACTGGGGAAGAAGGACATTGTGAAAATCGAGGGCCGTGAGCTAACTCCTGAAGAAGTTAATATAATCTCCGCCGTGGCCCCCACAGCAACTATAAACATTATTCGCAATTTCGCAGTGGTGAAAAAGTTTAAAGTGACGCCGCCGGATGTAATACGCGGCAGGTTTAAGTGTAAAAACCCCACTTGCGTCACTAACGCGCCTCGGGAGCCCGTGGAGCCCACTTTTTACCTAGTGCGCAGAGAGCCTCCTCTGTTTATCTGCGCCTACTGCGGCCGCTACCACGAGCTCGGCGATTTGTTATGA
- a CDS encoding ABC transporter substrate-binding protein, with product MTSKKNLYIIVGVVVVIILAIIGILLASGQKPQTSPTVQPTAPPTTPTTTTAQKVFKLGALLPLTGGFSSYAKLAQCAAELAIDDLNAKYGSKGYKFELYVEDTQLDPNIALQKLQALYAKGVRAVHAGLTSREASGEKPFADQNKIILFSAWSTSSLLAIPNDWLYRIVGTDAKQIRAIGAILKELGVKNVALIYRKDTYGEGLYLELQKEAARRGFKLVSVAAYDPDPKAFPQAAPEAVRKISSEVKDLVGPDFALVIVSFEDDGAVVLKTIAQDPVLSKARLIGTEGMAYSPILLQEGGDVMAKGKIIGTANWAIPTTPEYQEFYKKFKAKCGAEPITPAPQSYDIIKMLGEIMATIGTDDPDKVRATLEQWGKQGTYKGATGVVLLDENGDRANPSFILWSVAIKDGKPTYIDVGYYNYDKDSIEFTEEGKQYFYG from the coding sequence ATGACATCTAAAAAAAACTTGTATATAATTGTAGGGGTGGTCGTAGTGATAATTCTCGCAATAATTGGAATTCTTTTAGCAAGCGGACAAAAGCCGCAGACTTCCCCCACTGTACAGCCCACTGCGCCTCCCACAACTCCCACCACGACTACTGCACAGAAAGTGTTTAAACTAGGCGCGCTCTTGCCCCTCACAGGCGGCTTCAGTAGCTATGCAAAGCTCGCCCAGTGCGCCGCAGAGCTGGCTATTGACGACTTAAACGCCAAATATGGGAGTAAGGGCTATAAGTTTGAGCTCTACGTCGAAGACACGCAACTAGACCCTAATATTGCGCTCCAAAAACTACAAGCGCTGTACGCAAAGGGCGTCAGGGCAGTCCACGCAGGCCTCACTAGCAGAGAGGCCTCAGGCGAGAAGCCCTTTGCGGATCAAAATAAGATAATTCTATTCAGCGCATGGTCTACATCTTCGCTGCTCGCAATACCAAACGACTGGCTGTATAGAATAGTCGGAACCGACGCAAAACAGATAAGGGCCATTGGCGCCATTCTTAAAGAACTCGGCGTGAAAAACGTCGCCCTAATCTACAGAAAGGACACATACGGCGAAGGACTTTACCTCGAGCTTCAAAAAGAGGCCGCTAGGCGCGGATTTAAGCTCGTGTCTGTAGCCGCTTACGACCCGGACCCAAAGGCCTTCCCACAAGCGGCGCCTGAGGCGGTCAGGAAGATCTCCTCTGAAGTAAAAGACTTAGTAGGCCCGGACTTCGCATTAGTAATCGTGTCTTTTGAAGACGACGGCGCCGTTGTGTTAAAGACAATTGCGCAAGATCCCGTGTTATCTAAGGCCAGACTAATAGGAACAGAGGGCATGGCGTATTCGCCGATATTATTACAAGAGGGCGGAGACGTGATGGCAAAAGGGAAAATAATAGGCACTGCCAACTGGGCGATTCCAACGACCCCTGAGTATCAGGAGTTTTACAAAAAGTTTAAAGCTAAATGCGGCGCAGAGCCCATAACCCCCGCTCCTCAGTCGTACGATATCATTAAAATGTTAGGCGAGATTATGGCCACTATCGGCACAGACGACCCAGATAAAGTACGCGCGACGCTTGAGCAGTGGGGCAAACAGGGCACGTATAAAGGCGCCACTGGCGTTGTGCTACTCGACGAAAATGGCGACAGGGCAAACCCCAGCTTTATACTATGGAGCGTGGCAATTAAAGACGGCAAGCCGACATATATCGACGTGGGGTATTATAACTATGACAAGGACTCCATAGAATTCACCGAAGAAGGAAAGCAGTACTTCTACGGATAG
- the thsA gene encoding thermosome subunit alpha, with product MSQQAPRTGVPVMILKEGSQRTTGVDARRSNIQAAKVIAEILSTSLGPRGMDKMLIDAFGDVTITGDGATILKEMEVQHPAAKLLIEVAKAQDAEVGDGTTTVVVLAGKLLELGEELLEEGIHPTIVIDGYKKAADYALKVAEEIAKPIELTKEQLLRVVSSALSSKVVAETRDYLAGLVVEAALQAVEMRDGKPYLDLDWIKIEKKKGKSIYETQLVRGIVLDKEVVHPGMPKRVTNAKIAVLDAPLEIEKPEWTTKISVTSPEQIKAFLDQEAEILKSYVDHLASIGANVVITQKGIDEVAQHFLAKKGILAVRRVKRSDIEKLARATGAKIITSIKDAKPEDLGTAGLVEERKVGEEKMVFVEEIPNPRAVTILVRGGSDRILDEVERSLQDALHVSRDLFREPKIVPGGGAFEVEVARRVREFARKLPGKEQLAALKFADALEHIPTILALTAGLDPVDAIAELRRRHDNGEITAGVDVHGGKIADMAALNVWDPLLVKKQVIKSAVEAAIMILRIDDIIAAGAPKREEKGKKKEGEEGEEKKEETKFD from the coding sequence ATGTCTCAGCAAGCCCCGAGGACGGGAGTTCCCGTAATGATATTAAAAGAGGGAAGCCAGAGGACCACTGGAGTAGACGCCCGTCGTTCTAACATTCAAGCTGCTAAGGTAATCGCCGAAATTCTATCCACATCGCTCGGGCCGAGGGGAATGGACAAAATGCTTATTGACGCCTTTGGCGACGTCACTATAACTGGAGACGGCGCCACGATATTAAAAGAAATGGAAGTCCAACACCCGGCGGCTAAACTTCTGATAGAAGTCGCCAAGGCGCAAGACGCCGAAGTGGGAGACGGCACCACGACTGTAGTAGTGCTCGCCGGCAAATTATTAGAGCTTGGAGAGGAGCTACTAGAGGAGGGAATACACCCCACTATTGTTATTGACGGCTATAAAAAGGCGGCGGACTACGCCTTAAAAGTCGCAGAGGAGATAGCCAAGCCTATAGAGTTAACTAAAGAGCAATTGCTCAGAGTTGTGTCAAGCGCGCTCTCTTCAAAAGTAGTGGCGGAGACTAGGGATTACCTCGCCGGACTTGTGGTAGAGGCGGCGTTGCAAGCCGTCGAGATGAGAGACGGCAAGCCCTATTTAGACCTCGACTGGATAAAAATTGAGAAGAAGAAGGGCAAGTCAATTTACGAGACTCAGCTCGTGAGAGGTATTGTCCTCGACAAAGAGGTCGTCCATCCAGGGATGCCCAAGCGCGTTACTAACGCCAAAATTGCAGTACTTGACGCCCCATTAGAAATTGAAAAGCCTGAGTGGACAACAAAAATCTCGGTGACAAGCCCGGAGCAAATAAAGGCATTTCTCGACCAAGAGGCCGAGATATTAAAATCATATGTTGATCACTTGGCATCAATTGGCGCGAACGTAGTGATTACGCAAAAAGGCATTGACGAGGTGGCACAACACTTCTTAGCCAAGAAGGGCATACTAGCGGTGAGGAGAGTGAAGCGTAGTGATATTGAGAAATTGGCGAGAGCCACCGGCGCCAAGATAATCACTTCAATTAAAGACGCCAAGCCCGAAGACCTAGGCACCGCCGGGTTAGTAGAGGAGAGAAAGGTTGGAGAGGAGAAAATGGTATTTGTTGAAGAGATACCGAATCCCAGGGCGGTGACTATTTTAGTGAGAGGCGGTAGCGATAGGATATTAGATGAAGTCGAGAGGTCGCTACAAGACGCCTTGCACGTATCGCGCGACTTGTTCAGAGAGCCGAAGATTGTGCCTGGCGGCGGCGCCTTTGAGGTAGAAGTGGCTAGAAGGGTAAGGGAATTCGCCAGGAAGTTGCCAGGCAAGGAGCAACTGGCCGCTCTTAAATTCGCAGATGCCCTAGAGCACATACCCACTATCTTGGCGTTAACAGCCGGCCTGGATCCAGTAGACGCCATAGCCGAGCTGAGAAGGAGGCACGACAACGGCGAAATCACCGCCGGAGTCGACGTCCACGGCGGAAAGATAGCCGACATGGCTGCGCTTAATGTGTGGGATCCGCTGTTAGTAAAGAAGCAAGTCATTAAATCCGCCGTAGAGGCCGCGATAATGATACTCCGTATTGATGACATAATTGCCGCAGGGGCTCCCAAGCGCGAAGAGAAGGGCAAGAAGAAAGAGGGAGAGGAGGGAGAGGAGAAGAAAGAAGAGACTAAATTCGACTAA
- a CDS encoding pyruvate ferredoxin oxidoreductase: MKTLAVQKTALTGNYAVAYAVKMAKPHVIAAYPITPQTSIVEKLSEFVEKGELNARFVNVESEFAGMSVVYGAAMAGARAFTATSSHGLLYMYEATWWAALSRAPVVMAVVTRTIGPPWNIHVEHNDILVLRDSGWIIAMAENVQEVFDLTLQAFKIAETAVLPMAVGLDGFVLSHSTEPVEIPPQEAVDKFLPPRRPDVPLLLRPGEPVVFGNLPSDNRIHARHKIATVYEAQREAKKVIDQVDWEYGKIIGRNYGGLVEWYKASDAKNIVVCMGAWCSDAKQAVDALRKRSIPVGLMRVRFLRPFPLEEVSQLDQYEKVIVYDRDITPLGGVLGIEIKAALSKASVINIVAGIAGVDFDVQNFYETIQKAIEGSYKGIEFAI, from the coding sequence ATGAAGACCTTGGCAGTTCAAAAAACCGCATTGACGGGCAATTATGCAGTGGCCTACGCTGTGAAAATGGCTAAGCCGCATGTAATAGCGGCATACCCAATTACCCCCCAGACTTCAATAGTGGAAAAACTTTCAGAATTCGTCGAAAAAGGGGAATTAAACGCGAGGTTTGTTAACGTGGAGTCGGAATTCGCGGGGATGTCAGTAGTATACGGCGCCGCGATGGCCGGCGCTAGGGCTTTTACAGCCACATCTTCTCACGGGCTGTTATATATGTATGAGGCGACTTGGTGGGCCGCTCTCAGCAGGGCGCCCGTGGTAATGGCCGTGGTGACTCGCACCATAGGCCCTCCGTGGAATATACATGTGGAACACAACGACATTCTAGTCTTAAGAGATTCCGGGTGGATTATCGCAATGGCGGAGAACGTACAAGAGGTATTTGACCTAACACTTCAAGCGTTTAAAATAGCGGAAACCGCCGTCCTCCCAATGGCTGTTGGACTTGACGGCTTTGTGTTAAGCCACTCCACCGAGCCCGTGGAAATACCTCCCCAGGAGGCGGTGGATAAATTCTTGCCTCCCCGTAGGCCGGACGTCCCGTTGTTGCTCCGTCCCGGCGAGCCCGTGGTTTTCGGCAACCTGCCCTCTGATAACAGAATACATGCAAGACATAAAATAGCGACAGTCTATGAGGCACAGAGAGAGGCAAAAAAGGTGATAGATCAAGTAGATTGGGAATATGGCAAAATAATAGGCAGAAATTACGGCGGGCTAGTTGAGTGGTACAAAGCCAGCGACGCCAAGAATATTGTAGTGTGCATGGGCGCTTGGTGTAGCGACGCAAAACAAGCAGTCGACGCCCTTAGAAAACGCAGCATACCAGTGGGCTTAATGAGAGTGAGATTTCTGAGGCCATTCCCGCTGGAGGAAGTATCCCAACTGGACCAATACGAAAAAGTAATTGTATACGACAGAGACATAACGCCGCTTGGGGGAGTGCTTGGAATTGAAATCAAGGCCGCCTTGTCAAAAGCCTCCGTAATAAACATCGTGGCAGGGATAGCAGGCGTGGACTTCGACGTTCAAAATTTCTATGAGACTATTCAGAAGGCCATTGAGGGCAGTTATAAAGGAATAGAATTCGCGATATGA
- a CDS encoding DNA-directed RNA polymerase subunit K has product MTTSELIERINKLIDVVDKAINKREFYPPRLTKYETARIIGARALQLAMGAQPLVDIQEVGSVDPVLIAMEELRRGLLDFIIVREMPDGKTMRIRLKELLELERTL; this is encoded by the coding sequence ATGACTACTTCAGAGTTAATTGAGCGCATAAATAAACTAATTGACGTCGTTGACAAAGCTATTAATAAAAGGGAGTTCTACCCCCCGCGCCTTACTAAATACGAGACCGCCAGGATAATTGGCGCAAGGGCTTTACAACTCGCAATGGGGGCCCAGCCATTAGTGGACATACAAGAAGTGGGCAGCGTCGATCCCGTGTTAATAGCCATGGAGGAATTGCGGCGCGGCCTCCTCGACTTCATAATTGTGAGAGAAATGCCGGATGGCAAAACTATGCGGATTAGGCTTAAGGAGCTTCTCGAGCTTGAGAGGACTCTATAG
- a CDS encoding 4Fe-4S binding protein translates to MLPLSKPAPASAGITGTWRTYKPVVNLSKCIDCGLCWLYCPESVIDWEKGTKVRIDYDFCKGCGICADVCPVKAIDMVPEAGV, encoded by the coding sequence GTGTTGCCCCTCTCAAAACCCGCCCCGGCCTCTGCCGGCATTACGGGCACGTGGCGCACTTACAAACCAGTAGTCAATCTCAGTAAATGTATTGATTGCGGCTTATGTTGGCTCTACTGCCCGGAGTCGGTAATAGACTGGGAAAAAGGGACAAAGGTGAGAATAGACTATGACTTTTGTAAAGGGTGTGGCATATGCGCAGATGTGTGCCCAGTAAAGGCAATTGACATGGTGCCGGAGGCGGGGGTATGA
- a CDS encoding 2-oxoacid:acceptor oxidoreductase family protein gives MYEVIFLGRGGQGAVTAAQLLAYAAALEGKKAQALPEFGAERRGAIVRAYLRIGEALLHSSIKRADYVVVLDGRIIEQIDVRQYGKPGAVYIVNTKTQADWYVPIDATSIALKYGLVVAGWTVVNLIMAAAFAAVSGLISLESIIKAVPEYVPRKYVDANVKAVIEGYEIAKRLVKVG, from the coding sequence GTGTATGAGGTAATTTTTCTAGGGCGTGGAGGCCAAGGGGCAGTTACGGCGGCGCAATTATTGGCATACGCGGCGGCTCTAGAGGGCAAGAAAGCCCAGGCACTGCCTGAGTTTGGCGCCGAGAGGAGAGGCGCTATTGTGAGGGCCTATTTAAGAATCGGCGAAGCGCTCCTCCACTCCTCAATAAAAAGGGCGGACTATGTAGTGGTGTTAGACGGCCGAATTATTGAACAGATAGACGTAAGACAATACGGCAAACCCGGAGCTGTGTATATAGTGAATACAAAAACTCAGGCAGACTGGTATGTCCCGATAGACGCTACGTCAATTGCGCTGAAGTACGGCCTAGTTGTTGCCGGATGGACTGTGGTTAATCTCATTATGGCGGCGGCTTTTGCGGCAGTCAGCGGCTTGATATCTCTAGAGAGTATAATCAAGGCTGTTCCCGAATACGTACCGAGAAAGTACGTGGACGCCAATGTAAAGGCCGTAATAGAGGGGTATGAAATTGCCAAAAGGCTTGTGAAAGTCGGTTAA
- a CDS encoding branched-chain amino acid ABC transporter ATP-binding protein has product MAEVLRVEKLEAGYGKFHVLFGIDLVVKSGEIVVLLGPNGAGKSTLLNSIAGMADVYSGRVVLLGRDITGRPPHEVMKMGVAYVMQSPNNFGTANIFGELTVYENLIAASAGIPGKEVEGRIEEVFNIFPKLKELRNRKAKFLSGGERQMLAIGLGLMKKPKLLMLDEPTSGLAPKLVSDFFSAIRDIRDKLGISILLVEQNARKALEIGDRAYVLVTGRVKFSGNAKLLDEGKLAELFLGR; this is encoded by the coding sequence ATGGCTGAGGTTTTAAGAGTTGAGAAGCTGGAGGCTGGGTATGGGAAATTTCACGTGCTCTTCGGAATAGACTTAGTGGTTAAATCGGGCGAAATAGTTGTACTGCTCGGCCCCAACGGCGCTGGGAAGTCGACATTATTAAATAGCATTGCCGGCATGGCCGATGTATACTCCGGCCGTGTTGTCCTGCTGGGGAGGGATATAACGGGAAGGCCTCCGCACGAGGTTATGAAAATGGGCGTGGCCTACGTAATGCAATCTCCTAACAATTTCGGCACGGCTAACATATTCGGCGAACTTACAGTATATGAAAACCTCATAGCCGCTTCAGCCGGCATCCCGGGGAAGGAGGTGGAGGGGAGGATAGAAGAGGTCTTTAATATTTTCCCCAAGTTAAAAGAGTTGAGAAATCGGAAGGCAAAATTCCTATCTGGCGGAGAGAGGCAGATGTTGGCCATAGGTCTAGGGCTAATGAAAAAGCCGAAGTTGTTAATGTTAGACGAGCCCACCTCAGGGCTGGCTCCCAAACTAGTCAGCGACTTTTTTTCAGCCATTAGAGACATTAGAGATAAATTAGGCATTTCTATTCTTTTAGTAGAGCAAAACGCCAGAAAAGCGCTGGAGATAGGCGACAGGGCCTACGTCCTTGTTACTGGCAGGGTGAAGTTCAGCGGCAATGCTAAGTTGTTAGACGAGGGCAAATTGGCAGAGTTGTTCCTAGGCCGTTGA